The Agrococcus carbonis genome has a window encoding:
- a CDS encoding general stress protein, with protein sequence MSDVQNPLQGRTQPTPPSTTIAEFDTYEEAQALVDRLSDARFPVEHVRIVGTGLSSVEQVLGRMTYGRAAISGALGGAWFGLFVGLLFGLILADSWSWMLWAVLMGAAFGIIAGVVQHAMTGGKRDFTSVRTIQAARYGVQVTNEHAAAAVQVMGRATPTP encoded by the coding sequence ATGTCCGACGTGCAGAATCCGCTGCAGGGCCGCACCCAGCCCACGCCCCCGTCGACGACGATCGCCGAGTTCGACACCTACGAGGAGGCGCAGGCCCTCGTCGACCGCTTGAGCGACGCGCGGTTCCCGGTCGAGCACGTGCGCATCGTCGGCACCGGCCTCAGCTCCGTCGAGCAGGTGCTCGGCCGCATGACCTACGGCCGCGCAGCGATCAGCGGGGCGCTCGGCGGCGCGTGGTTCGGCCTCTTCGTCGGCCTGCTGTTCGGCTTGATCCTCGCCGACTCGTGGTCGTGGATGCTCTGGGCCGTGCTCATGGGCGCGGCGTTCGGCATCATCGCCGGCGTCGTGCAGCACGCCATGACCGGCGGCAAGCGCGACTTCACGAGCGTGCGCACCATCCAGGCCGCGCGCTACGGCGTGCAGGTCACGAACGAGCACGCCGCGGCCGCGGTGCAGGTCATGGGGCGGGCGACGCCGACGCCGTGA
- a CDS encoding LOG family protein — MRDFDQRPQHGRRLDISSLAAFDHFARHATSMHGWRIQDVDLSGRADALARLDGDGSLLLGADLPEGAKERLIGQGALVFDDVPHVPFNAYRSTLYTPDELVDGLEHGYGATFDARVYAWSRTRHHDIADTLAAALHDHSIDDALAEWVQGKRIVGIMGGHALRRDSAEYRRTAHLAHGLARAGRVVATGGGPGAMEAGNLGARAVALTPEELDDVLDELAAVPSFHGSIPAWIASARTVAARVGEGVSLGIPTWHYGHEPPNSFATAIAKYFQNSVREDILLRVASAGIVVLPGGGGTVQEIFQDACENSYAEEGAWAPLVLLGERYWSETLPAWPLLQAVMRGRPGEAGIALVDEVADAVAAIAAFEPAPSGASLHAAAPEDRR; from the coding sequence ATGCGCGACTTCGACCAGCGACCGCAGCACGGGCGCCGCCTCGACATCTCGTCGCTCGCGGCGTTCGACCACTTCGCGCGGCACGCGACGAGCATGCACGGCTGGCGCATCCAGGACGTCGACCTCTCGGGCCGCGCCGACGCGCTCGCGCGGCTCGACGGCGACGGGTCGCTGCTGCTCGGCGCCGACCTGCCCGAGGGCGCCAAGGAGCGCCTGATCGGGCAGGGGGCGCTCGTGTTCGACGACGTGCCGCACGTGCCGTTCAACGCCTATCGCTCGACCCTCTACACGCCCGACGAGCTCGTCGACGGCCTCGAGCACGGCTACGGCGCGACGTTCGACGCACGCGTCTACGCGTGGTCGCGCACGCGGCACCACGACATCGCCGACACGCTCGCGGCAGCACTCCACGACCACTCGATCGACGACGCGCTCGCCGAGTGGGTGCAGGGCAAGCGCATCGTCGGCATCATGGGCGGCCACGCGCTGCGGCGCGACTCGGCGGAGTACCGGCGCACGGCGCACCTCGCGCACGGCCTCGCCCGCGCGGGCCGCGTCGTCGCGACCGGCGGCGGGCCGGGGGCGATGGAGGCGGGCAACCTCGGCGCCCGCGCGGTCGCGCTCACGCCGGAGGAGCTCGACGACGTGCTCGACGAGCTCGCCGCGGTGCCGTCGTTCCACGGCTCGATCCCCGCCTGGATCGCCTCGGCGCGCACCGTCGCCGCCCGCGTCGGCGAGGGCGTCTCGCTCGGCATCCCCACGTGGCACTACGGCCACGAGCCGCCCAACTCGTTCGCGACCGCGATCGCGAAGTACTTCCAGAACTCGGTGCGCGAGGACATCCTGCTGCGCGTCGCCAGCGCGGGCATCGTCGTGCTGCCGGGCGGCGGGGGCACCGTGCAGGAGATCTTCCAGGACGCGTGCGAGAACTCCTACGCCGAGGAGGGCGCGTGGGCGCCGCTCGTGCTGCTCGGCGAGCGCTACTGGAGCGAGACGCTGCCCGCGTGGCCGCTCCTGCAGGCCGTCATGCGCGGCCGGCCCGGCGAGGCCGGCATCGCGCTCGTCGACGAGGTCGCGGATGCGGTGGCCGCGATCGCGGCGTTCGAACCGGCCCCGAGCGGAGCGTCGCTGCACGCGGCGGCGCCGGAGGATCGGCGGTGA
- a CDS encoding AAA family ATPase, whose product MRLLRLELAAFGPFRDRFEIDFASFAADGVYLIAGPTGAGKSTILDAIVFALYGSAPRYEGGRAHLRSDLAGPEHPTWVELDFEVGARRLRVRRSPEYERPKQRGTGTTKEKASATLLERVDDRWEPLSVSAGEVGTEIGEILGLTKVEFLQVILLAQGGFAEFLRASSDERKQLLQRLFGTGSMRRLRELLLEDARAAGSAREELERRRDDRGARALAALAALRDADGSDADGAGAEGPDADAADADGARIDARVLADAAAELEARVERADRAAAVALEASRASRAALDAATALHERWARRTAASARLTELERQRDAVDADRRTLADADRAAEAAGPLERWERADTAADRAAAALTDAAALLPDGVDAEREAVEREHELAQAAVARADIAAELEAQLPSLERAARRALQDAERADEAVDGAQRERAAAPAARDAIVAARESAATLAAGHADAETALQAARDRLGARDEADALEPQLAAAQATAARTAAAQAEAGAAAARLQAARIAGMAGELAAALVTGEACPVCGSLEHPAPHAPGDDPVSADDVAAALADAESAAVAAREANDALAGLERRHAAAEARAGEGDREALAALLDEARARLDACTHAVAERERRTEELERHDREAAERDARIAQLESAAGAARAAAAGADARLSDARARLAEALEGHASARSLQAAATARVRALRGWIDAAAERERAAREQALAAAQGGKALEEHGLPDRGAAAAMALPSTERTALRERIRAHDDALASARGVLAQPELTDLPEAPELAPLEAAHADAEAAATAAARSATAAATTRDHAASDLAAATDAIRALADGAEAAATMRALAAALNGENELRQDIETYVLATRLGAIIDAANLRLAAMTEGRFALQHDETTAYRKRASGLGIQVLDAHTGVPRTASSLSGGETFLASLALALGLADVVQAESGGVSLETLFVDEGFGSLDQDTLEAALATLDDLRAGGRSVGVISHVQQMQERIPSRIRVTPVPGGGSRIRVSASGATSPQGGAGSAE is encoded by the coding sequence ATGAGGCTTCTGCGGCTCGAGCTCGCGGCCTTCGGGCCCTTCCGCGACCGCTTCGAGATCGACTTCGCGTCGTTCGCGGCCGACGGCGTCTACCTCATCGCCGGACCGACGGGCGCCGGCAAGTCGACGATCCTCGACGCGATCGTGTTCGCGCTCTACGGCAGCGCTCCGCGGTACGAGGGCGGCAGGGCGCACCTGCGGAGCGACCTCGCCGGGCCGGAGCACCCGACGTGGGTCGAGCTCGACTTCGAGGTCGGGGCGCGACGGCTGCGCGTCCGCCGCTCCCCCGAGTACGAGCGGCCGAAGCAGCGCGGCACCGGCACGACGAAGGAGAAGGCCTCGGCGACGCTGCTCGAGCGCGTCGACGACCGCTGGGAGCCGCTCTCGGTGAGCGCGGGCGAGGTGGGCACCGAGATCGGCGAGATCCTCGGCCTCACGAAGGTCGAGTTCCTGCAGGTCATCCTGCTCGCGCAGGGCGGCTTCGCCGAGTTCCTGCGCGCGTCGAGCGACGAGCGCAAGCAGCTGCTGCAGCGGCTGTTCGGCACCGGCAGCATGCGGCGGCTCCGCGAGCTGCTGCTCGAGGACGCCCGCGCCGCCGGCTCCGCGCGCGAGGAGCTCGAGCGGCGCCGCGACGACCGCGGCGCTCGCGCGCTCGCGGCGCTCGCCGCGCTCCGCGATGCCGACGGATCCGATGCCGACGGGGCGGGGGCCGAGGGTCCGGATGCCGACGCGGCGGATGCCGACGGGGCGCGCATCGACGCGCGCGTCCTGGCCGACGCCGCCGCCGAGCTCGAGGCACGGGTCGAGCGCGCCGACCGCGCAGCCGCGGTCGCGCTCGAGGCGAGCCGGGCGTCCCGAGCGGCGCTCGACGCGGCGACGGCGCTCCACGAGCGCTGGGCGCGTCGCACCGCCGCGAGCGCGCGGCTCACCGAGCTCGAGCGGCAGCGCGACGCCGTCGACGCCGATCGCCGCACCCTCGCCGACGCCGATCGCGCCGCCGAGGCCGCGGGCCCGCTCGAGCGCTGGGAGCGGGCCGACACGGCCGCCGACCGCGCCGCGGCAGCGCTCACGGATGCCGCGGCGCTGCTGCCGGACGGCGTCGACGCCGAGCGCGAGGCGGTCGAGCGCGAGCACGAGCTCGCGCAGGCCGCGGTAGCGCGCGCCGACATCGCGGCCGAGCTCGAGGCGCAGCTGCCGTCGCTCGAGCGTGCCGCCCGGCGCGCGCTGCAGGACGCCGAGCGCGCCGACGAGGCCGTGGACGGCGCGCAGCGGGAGCGCGCCGCCGCGCCCGCCGCGCGCGACGCGATCGTCGCCGCGCGCGAGTCGGCGGCGACGCTCGCGGCGGGGCACGCCGACGCGGAGACCGCGCTGCAGGCCGCCCGCGACCGGCTCGGGGCGCGCGACGAGGCCGACGCGCTCGAGCCGCAGCTCGCCGCCGCACAGGCGACCGCGGCGCGCACCGCCGCCGCGCAGGCCGAGGCGGGCGCAGCGGCCGCGCGGCTGCAGGCGGCGCGCATCGCCGGCATGGCAGGCGAGCTCGCCGCCGCGCTCGTGACGGGCGAGGCGTGCCCGGTGTGCGGGTCGCTCGAGCATCCGGCGCCGCACGCGCCCGGCGACGACCCCGTCTCGGCCGACGACGTCGCCGCCGCCCTCGCGGACGCGGAGTCGGCCGCCGTCGCGGCGCGCGAGGCGAACGACGCGCTCGCCGGCCTCGAGCGCCGGCACGCCGCCGCCGAGGCGCGAGCCGGCGAGGGCGACCGCGAGGCGCTCGCCGCGCTGCTCGACGAGGCGCGCGCACGGCTCGACGCGTGCACGCACGCCGTCGCCGAGCGCGAGCGCCGCACCGAGGAGCTCGAGCGCCACGATCGCGAGGCCGCCGAGCGCGACGCGCGGATCGCGCAACTCGAGTCGGCCGCGGGCGCCGCCCGAGCGGCGGCGGCCGGCGCGGACGCGCGGCTCTCCGACGCGCGGGCGCGGCTCGCGGAGGCGCTCGAGGGGCATGCGTCGGCGCGGTCGCTGCAGGCCGCCGCCACCGCACGCGTCCGAGCCCTGCGCGGCTGGATCGACGCGGCGGCCGAGCGCGAGCGCGCGGCCCGGGAGCAGGCCCTCGCGGCTGCCCAGGGCGGCAAGGCGCTCGAGGAGCACGGGCTGCCCGACCGCGGCGCCGCCGCGGCGATGGCGCTGCCGAGCACCGAGCGCACCGCGCTGCGCGAGCGCATCCGCGCGCACGACGACGCCCTCGCGAGCGCTCGCGGCGTGCTCGCGCAGCCCGAGCTCACCGACCTCCCCGAAGCCCCCGAGCTCGCCCCGCTCGAGGCCGCGCACGCCGACGCCGAAGCCGCCGCAACCGCCGCCGCCCGCTCGGCGACCGCTGCGGCGACGACCCGCGACCACGCCGCGAGCGACCTCGCGGCCGCGACCGACGCCATCCGCGCGCTCGCCGACGGGGCCGAGGCCGCCGCGACCATGCGCGCGCTCGCCGCCGCGCTCAACGGGGAGAACGAGCTGCGGCAGGACATCGAGACCTACGTGCTCGCGACCCGCCTCGGCGCGATCATCGACGCCGCGAACCTCCGGCTCGCCGCGATGACCGAGGGTCGCTTCGCGCTCCAGCACGACGAGACGACGGCCTACCGCAAGCGGGCGAGCGGCCTCGGCATCCAGGTGCTCGACGCCCACACCGGCGTGCCGCGCACCGCGAGCTCGCTCTCGGGCGGCGAGACGTTCCTCGCCTCGCTCGCGCTCGCGCTCGGCCTCGCCGACGTCGTACAGGCCGAGTCGGGCGGCGTCTCGCTCGAGACCCTCTTCGTCGACGAGGGCTTCGGCTCGCTCGACCAGGACACGCTCGAGGCCGCCCTCGCGACGCTCGACGACCTGCGCGCCGGCGGCCGCAGCGTCGGCGTGATCAGCCACGTGCAGCAGATGCAGGAGCGCATCCCCTCGCGCATCCGGGTGACGCCCGTGCCCGGCGGCGGCAGCCGCATCCGCGTCTCCGCCTCCGGCGCCACGAGCCCGCAGGGAGGCGCCGGGAGCGCTGAGTAG
- a CDS encoding MDR family MFS transporter produces MHTTTQPARATRDATRERLPAGGALIIATLLVSAFVVILNETAMNVAISTLIEDPALGIDERAAQWLTTAFMLTMAVVIPTTGWLMARFSKRSLYVTAMALFVAGSVIAGFAPSFPLLLLGRIVQASGTAVVFPLLMTTVMQLVPPTRRGAFMGTISMVMSAAPALGPTVSGAILQFASWRWIFLGVAPLALAMLLTGARTLGGRPQEHRPRLDGLSIPLAALGFGGLVYGLSLIGVEELPAWQLPTALGVGVVSLLGFVLRQLRLQRTDDALLDLRTFRHPLFTASVVVMTIAMAAMFGSLIMLPLILQDSMGLEPLHVGLITMPGALLSGLLGPVVGNLYDRWGPRPLVIPGALVVLAALVLYTTLQPTTPWWAVLIMQMVLMLGFAFTFPPLFTVSLAALPGHLYGYGSAMVGTVQQVAGGAGTAAFVTIMATRQGQLLEQGLSHGDALLEGARVAFMGAAALWLLGVVATFWLRKPADAVADEPEHEVTASASPAP; encoded by the coding sequence ATGCACACCACGACCCAGCCCGCACGGGCGACCCGCGACGCGACCCGCGAGCGCCTGCCCGCGGGCGGCGCCCTCATCATCGCCACCCTGCTCGTCTCGGCGTTCGTCGTCATCCTCAACGAGACGGCGATGAACGTGGCGATCTCCACCCTCATCGAGGATCCGGCGCTCGGCATCGACGAGCGCGCCGCGCAGTGGCTCACCACCGCCTTCATGCTGACGATGGCGGTCGTCATCCCCACCACTGGCTGGCTGATGGCGCGGTTCAGCAAGCGCTCGCTCTACGTCACCGCGATGGCGCTCTTCGTCGCGGGCTCGGTCATCGCCGGCTTCGCACCGTCGTTCCCGCTGCTGCTGCTCGGCCGCATCGTGCAGGCCTCCGGCACCGCCGTGGTGTTCCCGCTGCTCATGACCACCGTGATGCAGCTCGTGCCGCCCACGCGGCGAGGCGCCTTCATGGGCACCATCTCGATGGTGATGTCGGCGGCGCCCGCGCTCGGGCCGACCGTGTCGGGCGCGATCCTGCAGTTCGCCTCCTGGCGCTGGATCTTCCTGGGCGTCGCGCCGCTCGCGCTCGCGATGCTGCTGACCGGTGCGCGCACGCTCGGTGGCCGCCCGCAGGAGCACCGCCCACGCCTCGACGGTCTCTCCATCCCGCTCGCCGCGCTCGGCTTCGGCGGCCTCGTCTACGGCCTCTCGCTCATCGGCGTCGAGGAGCTGCCGGCCTGGCAGCTGCCGACGGCGCTCGGAGTCGGCGTGGTCTCCCTGCTCGGCTTCGTGCTCCGGCAGCTGCGCCTGCAGCGCACCGACGACGCGCTGCTCGACCTGCGCACCTTCCGGCACCCGCTGTTCACCGCATCCGTCGTCGTCATGACCATCGCGATGGCCGCGATGTTCGGCAGCCTCATCATGCTGCCGCTCATCCTGCAGGACTCCATGGGGCTCGAGCCCCTGCACGTCGGCCTCATCACGATGCCCGGGGCGCTGCTGTCGGGCCTGCTGGGCCCCGTGGTCGGCAACCTCTACGACCGCTGGGGTCCCCGGCCGCTCGTCATCCCCGGCGCGCTCGTCGTGCTGGCGGCGCTCGTGCTCTACACAACGCTGCAGCCGACGACGCCGTGGTGGGCGGTGCTCATCATGCAGATGGTGCTGATGCTGGGCTTCGCGTTCACGTTCCCGCCGCTGTTCACCGTGTCGCTCGCGGCGCTGCCGGGCCACCTGTACGGGTACGGGTCGGCGATGGTCGGCACCGTGCAGCAGGTCGCGGGCGGCGCCGGCACCGCGGCGTTCGTGACGATCATGGCCACCCGGCAGGGGCAGCTGCTCGAGCAGGGGCTGTCGCACGGCGACGCCCTGCTCGAGGGCGCGCGCGTCGCCTTCATGGGCGCCGCCGCGCTGTGGCTGCTCGGGGTGGTCGCCACCTTCTGGCTGCGGAAGCCCGCCGACGCGGTGGCCGACGAGCCCGAGCACGAGGTCACGGCGTCGGCGTCGCCCGCCCCATGA